A region from the Fimbriimonadaceae bacterium genome encodes:
- a CDS encoding cyclopropane-fatty-acyl-phospholipid synthase family protein: MAELVVSAGLALAERALVPDSVIRAAIRSASRNRLRAVERACDGSEEAALSAFVRALEDAPIAEATEEANAQHYELPPRFFELVLGPRRKYSCCEWAPGVATLAEAEERALATYAERARIEDGQRVLDLGCGWGSLSLYLAERFPGASIVGVSNSAPQRGFILDEARRRGLQNLEIRTADVNTFEPGATFDRIVSIEMLEHVRNHPVLFERMAGWLAPEGLAFFHVFRHARFPYTFDTEGSGNWMGRHFFTGGIMPSTDLLPSFQDALALVDRWEWDGTHYEKTSNAWLERLDARRDEALAILADHYGAEEAARWLQRWRIFFMACAEMFGLDKGQEWGVSQTLFVVDR; the protein is encoded by the coding sequence ATGGCTGAACTCGTCGTTTCCGCAGGCCTCGCGCTCGCCGAGCGTGCGCTCGTTCCGGACAGCGTGATCCGCGCCGCGATCCGCTCGGCTTCGCGCAACCGCCTCCGCGCCGTCGAACGCGCGTGCGACGGCTCGGAGGAGGCCGCGCTGTCGGCGTTCGTCCGCGCTCTGGAGGACGCCCCCATCGCCGAGGCCACCGAGGAGGCCAACGCCCAGCACTACGAGCTTCCGCCCCGCTTCTTCGAGCTGGTGTTGGGCCCGAGGCGCAAATACTCGTGCTGCGAATGGGCTCCCGGCGTGGCGACCCTTGCCGAAGCGGAGGAGCGCGCTCTGGCGACGTACGCGGAGCGGGCGCGCATCGAGGACGGCCAGCGCGTCCTCGACCTCGGGTGCGGGTGGGGTTCCCTGAGCCTCTACTTGGCGGAGCGGTTCCCGGGGGCGTCCATCGTAGGCGTGTCCAACTCGGCGCCCCAGCGCGGTTTCATCCTCGACGAGGCCCGGCGCCGGGGATTGCAGAACCTGGAGATCCGCACCGCGGACGTGAACACTTTCGAGCCGGGAGCGACGTTCGATAGGATCGTCTCGATCGAGATGCTCGAACACGTGCGCAACCACCCGGTGCTCTTCGAGCGCATGGCCGGTTGGCTCGCGCCGGAGGGGCTCGCCTTCTTCCACGTCTTCCGGCACGCCCGGTTCCCCTACACGTTCGACACCGAGGGGTCGGGCAACTGGATGGGCCGGCACTTCTTCACCGGCGGGATCATGCCCAGCACCGACCTCCTGCCTTCGTTCCAAGACGCGTTGGCGCTGGTGGACCGCTGGGAGTGGGACGGCACGCACTACGAGAAGACGTCCAACGCATGGTTGGAACGGCTCGACGCCCGGCGCGACGAGGCCTTGGCAATCCTCGCCGACCACTACGGCGCGGAAGAGGCGGCCCGCTGGCTCCAACGGTGGCGCATCTTCTTCATGGCCTGCGCGGAGATGTTCGGGCTGGACAAGGGCCAGGAGTGGGGCGTCTCGCAAACCTTGTTTGTGGTTGATCGTTGA
- a CDS encoding DUF1295 domain-containing protein, producing MSVWQAIGIAWCAMAAMMGGLWWVQYRRHNAGIVDVAWSFGTGLCALWFAAVADGDPTRRLITAVLAGVWAFRLGGMLFVRVSGEEEDGRYRMLREKWGPKTQPLMFGFFQIQAFWAVMFALPMLAAASNASPSPSLLDVLGIGVWLLGVTGESIADRQLQAFRSDPDNKGKVCSHGMWAWSRHPNYFFEWVHWGGYVLLAMGGPLVWLAVAGMLVMLLFLTKVTGIPLTEARSLLSRGDAYREYQRTTSPFIPLPPKEATHG from the coding sequence ATGAGCGTGTGGCAAGCCATCGGCATCGCTTGGTGCGCGATGGCCGCGATGATGGGCGGCCTTTGGTGGGTCCAGTACCGCCGGCACAACGCCGGGATCGTGGACGTCGCGTGGAGCTTCGGAACCGGCTTGTGCGCTCTCTGGTTCGCCGCGGTCGCGGACGGCGATCCGACCCGCCGCTTGATCACGGCGGTGCTCGCGGGCGTCTGGGCCTTCCGTTTGGGCGGGATGCTGTTCGTGCGCGTTTCCGGCGAGGAAGAAGACGGACGCTACCGCATGCTGCGCGAGAAGTGGGGGCCCAAGACCCAGCCGCTCATGTTCGGCTTCTTCCAGATCCAGGCGTTTTGGGCGGTGATGTTCGCCCTGCCCATGCTCGCCGCGGCTTCGAACGCATCTCCATCGCCTTCGCTTCTGGACGTTCTCGGGATCGGGGTCTGGCTTCTGGGTGTGACCGGCGAGAGCATCGCCGACCGTCAATTGCAGGCGTTCCGATCCGATCCGGACAACAAGGGCAAGGTGTGCAGCCATGGCATGTGGGCGTGGTCGCGCCACCCCAACTACTTCTTCGAGTGGGTGCACTGGGGCGGCTACGTGCTGCTGGCGATGGGCGGACCGCTGGTGTGGCTCGCCGTCGCGGGCATGCTCGTGATGCTCCTCTTCCTCACCAAGGTGACGGGGATCCCGCTCACGGAAGCCCGCTCCCTTCTCTCTCGGGGCGATGCCTACCGCGAATACCAGCGCACCACGTCCCCCTTCATCCCGCTCCCGCCCAAGGAGGCAACCCATGGCTGA
- a CDS encoding AhpC/TSA family protein — protein MVSDVARLRGEIERMGTQVAFVHMSTEEKAAPFFEEFGVGDVPRFADPERKLYQALDLQRGSLGALLGPKMWLGAARAFGRGFRQGPTEGDASQLPGVFLVVDGELVKAHRSKDPSEVPDYLALARWEGSR, from the coding sequence ATGGTCTCCGACGTGGCGCGGCTGCGCGGAGAGATCGAGCGGATGGGAACGCAGGTGGCGTTCGTCCATATGAGCACCGAGGAGAAAGCCGCACCGTTCTTCGAGGAGTTCGGCGTTGGGGACGTGCCCCGTTTCGCCGATCCCGAGCGGAAGCTGTACCAGGCTCTGGATCTGCAGCGAGGGTCGTTGGGCGCTCTGCTCGGTCCCAAGATGTGGTTGGGCGCGGCGCGCGCGTTCGGCAGAGGGTTCCGCCAGGGTCCGACGGAGGGGGACGCGTCCCAACTGCCGGGGGTGTTTCTCGTCGTGGACGGCGAACTGGTGAAGGCGCACCGCAGCAAGGACCCGTCCGAGGTTCCCGACTACCTGGCCCTGGCTCGATGGGAGGGCTCCCGATGA
- a CDS encoding cyclopropane-fatty-acyl-phospholipid synthase family protein yields MKPLDALCRRAVIAALDRLQGGEILLKDPHRELRLGAVDPSRPLRAQLVVHDPATYRQLAFRGSIGASQAYGDGTWDSDDLTALFQILVRRIGHESPLERRLAWLMSLPNLLRHLGRRNTKANSRANIHAHYDLGNEFFSLFLDESMTYSCGFFEHPEATLEQASEAKLRRLCRKLELNPGHHVLEIGSGWGSFALMAAKEFGCRVTTTTISRQQHALASSRIQEAGLQDRVEVLLKDYRDLQGKFDRIVSIEMIEAVGHENLPRFFAKCAELLRPQGAMAVQAITMPDQRYAQYVRSVDFIRHVIFPGSCCPSRTAMQQAMTRASDLRLVDLEEIGPHYATTLRLWRERFVARREEARALGYPERLLRLWEFYLRYCEAGFAERHVGDVQMVLAKPRWSGAVPRGELASKETVWR; encoded by the coding sequence ATGAAACCACTCGATGCTCTGTGTCGCCGAGCCGTGATCGCCGCCCTCGATCGGCTGCAGGGAGGGGAAATCCTCCTGAAAGACCCGCATCGAGAGCTTCGGCTCGGTGCGGTCGATCCCAGCCGCCCCCTGCGCGCCCAGCTCGTGGTCCACGATCCGGCCACGTACCGCCAGCTTGCGTTTCGCGGTTCGATCGGGGCGTCGCAAGCGTACGGAGACGGCACCTGGGACAGCGACGACCTCACGGCCTTGTTCCAGATCCTGGTGCGGCGCATCGGCCATGAGAGTCCCCTGGAGCGCCGCCTCGCCTGGCTGATGTCGCTGCCCAACCTGCTGCGCCACCTCGGGCGGCGCAACACGAAGGCCAACAGCCGCGCGAACATCCACGCGCACTACGATCTCGGGAACGAGTTCTTCTCGCTGTTCCTCGACGAGAGCATGACGTACTCGTGCGGGTTCTTCGAGCACCCCGAGGCCACGCTCGAGCAAGCGTCCGAAGCCAAGCTCCGCCGCCTTTGCCGCAAGCTCGAACTCAACCCGGGCCACCACGTGCTCGAAATCGGAAGCGGGTGGGGGAGCTTCGCGCTGATGGCCGCCAAGGAGTTCGGGTGCCGCGTCACGACTACGACGATCTCGCGCCAACAGCACGCGCTGGCCAGCAGCCGCATCCAGGAGGCCGGACTTCAGGACCGGGTGGAGGTGCTCCTCAAGGATTACCGCGACCTTCAGGGCAAGTTCGACCGGATCGTGTCGATCGAGATGATCGAGGCCGTTGGCCACGAGAACCTCCCACGTTTCTTCGCCAAGTGTGCGGAGCTGCTGCGGCCCCAGGGCGCCATGGCCGTGCAGGCGATCACGATGCCGGACCAGCGTTACGCCCAGTACGTGCGCTCCGTCGACTTCATCCGCCACGTCATCTTCCCGGGCAGCTGCTGCCCTTCGAGGACGGCGATGCAGCAGGCGATGACGCGCGCCTCGGACCTTCGGCTGGTGGACCTCGAGGAGATCGGTCCGCACTATGCCACCACCCTCCGCCTGTGGCGGGAGCGGTTCGTTGCGCGCAGGGAAGAGGCGCGCGCGCTCGGTTACCCGGAGCGCCTCCTCCGACTGTGGGAGTTCTACCTGCGGTACTGCGAGGCGGGTTTCGCCGAGCGGCACGTGGGCGACGTCCAGATGGTGCTCGCCAAACCCAGGTGGTCCGGCGCGGTGCCGCGCGGAGAGCTGGCTTCGAAGGAGACCGTATGGCGATGA
- a CDS encoding DUF1365 domain-containing protein: protein MKSAFYDGWVRHRRFAPRPHAFRYDLHMAYVDLEELWPLDGSVQKEPLLKKLARGIRREEHFGEPGVRLDHAARALAAERLGLENLGPVRMLTHPRTAGFRFNPVSFLYCFDEADTRVEAIVSEVHNTPWGETHCYVQRSSEEGLGRFSKEFHVSPFMGMDQRYSWRFEPPGENLVVHMESFERDDKVLDATLVMRRRPLTASEWRRLSWRHPLMTHRVIAGIYFQALKLWRKGVPYQRHPSKNHLPEMQP from the coding sequence ATGAAGAGCGCCTTCTACGACGGCTGGGTGCGCCACCGGCGCTTCGCGCCCCGTCCCCACGCGTTTCGCTACGACCTCCACATGGCTTACGTGGACCTCGAGGAGTTGTGGCCCCTCGACGGCTCGGTCCAGAAGGAGCCTCTGTTGAAGAAGCTCGCCCGCGGCATTCGCCGGGAGGAGCACTTCGGCGAACCCGGAGTGCGCTTGGACCACGCGGCCCGCGCGCTCGCGGCCGAGCGGCTTGGGCTGGAGAACCTGGGTCCGGTACGGATGCTCACCCACCCGCGCACCGCGGGTTTCCGGTTCAATCCCGTCTCCTTCCTCTACTGCTTCGACGAGGCCGACACGCGCGTGGAGGCCATCGTGAGCGAGGTGCACAACACGCCGTGGGGCGAGACCCACTGCTACGTGCAGCGCAGCTCCGAAGAGGGTCTCGGCCGGTTCAGCAAGGAGTTCCACGTGTCGCCCTTCATGGGGATGGACCAGCGCTACTCATGGCGCTTCGAGCCTCCCGGCGAGAACCTGGTCGTGCACATGGAGAGCTTCGAGCGCGACGACAAAGTCCTGGACGCCACGCTCGTCATGCGTCGCCGCCCGCTCACCGCAAGCGAGTGGCGGCGGCTGTCCTGGCGTCACCCGCTGATGACGCACCGCGTGATCGCGGGCATCTATTTCCAAGCGCTCAAGCTGTGGCGCAAGGGCGTTCCCTACCAGCGCCATCCCTCCAAGAACCATCTGCCCGAGATGCAACCATGA
- a CDS encoding FAD-dependent oxidoreductase: MHIAVVGGGVSGLVAARALSRQHRVTLFEAAPKVGGHVATVTVSDGRSEFQVDTGFIVFNRRNYPLFSALLDELGVETQPTDMSFGVRCDRSGIEYAGRGPRTLFAQPASVLKPGHWRMLADIRGFFRDGEELAQAPASLTVDAYVQSRGRSREFAERFLQPLGSALWSCPGSLFGAFPIRFVAGFLQAHGMLQFEDRPQWEVVRGGSQRYVDKLLKGLGVEFRTSSPVHAVRRTQDGVEVVSTRGAERFDELVFACHADQALDALTDPTDSECAALSAFPYQPNDVVLHTDTSVLPRSKAAWASWNYHAGTQPDAPAAVTYHMNLLQSLRSTSTFCVSLNERGIAPEKVLRRFTYHHPVTTVEGMAARERRASMLRHNRISYCGAYWGYGFHEDGVRSALEVAAAFGGKA; encoded by the coding sequence ATGCACATCGCGGTGGTGGGTGGGGGCGTCTCGGGGCTGGTGGCAGCCCGGGCCCTTTCGCGCCAGCACCGCGTGACCCTGTTTGAAGCGGCCCCGAAGGTCGGGGGACATGTCGCCACTGTCACGGTGAGCGATGGACGGTCGGAGTTCCAGGTGGACACGGGCTTCATCGTCTTCAACCGGCGCAACTACCCCCTCTTCTCCGCCCTGCTCGACGAGTTGGGCGTCGAGACCCAGCCGACGGACATGTCGTTCGGGGTTCGGTGCGACCGCTCGGGCATCGAGTATGCGGGTCGGGGCCCCCGCACGCTCTTCGCCCAGCCAGCCAGCGTCCTCAAGCCCGGCCACTGGAGGATGCTGGCGGACATCCGCGGTTTCTTCAGGGATGGCGAGGAGCTGGCCCAGGCGCCCGCCAGCCTGACCGTCGACGCCTATGTCCAATCCCGCGGAAGGTCTCGCGAGTTTGCCGAACGGTTCTTGCAGCCGCTTGGGTCGGCGCTCTGGTCCTGTCCCGGATCCCTTTTTGGCGCCTTTCCCATCCGGTTCGTCGCCGGCTTCCTCCAGGCCCACGGCATGCTGCAGTTCGAGGACCGGCCCCAGTGGGAGGTCGTTCGGGGAGGGTCCCAACGCTACGTGGACAAACTTCTGAAGGGGCTCGGCGTCGAGTTTCGGACAAGCTCGCCCGTGCACGCCGTGAGGCGCACACAGGACGGCGTCGAGGTCGTCTCGACTCGAGGCGCAGAGCGATTCGACGAGTTGGTGTTCGCCTGCCACGCCGATCAGGCGCTGGACGCGCTCACAGACCCTACGGACTCGGAGTGCGCCGCGCTGAGCGCTTTCCCGTACCAGCCGAACGACGTCGTGCTGCACACCGACACCTCGGTCCTGCCGCGCTCGAAAGCGGCTTGGGCGAGTTGGAACTACCACGCGGGAACCCAACCCGATGCCCCCGCCGCCGTAACCTACCATATGAACCTGCTGCAGTCGCTTCGCTCGACGAGCACGTTTTGCGTCTCGCTCAACGAGCGGGGAATCGCACCCGAAAAGGTGCTGCGCCGCTTCACGTACCACCACCCCGTGACCACCGTCGAAGGGATGGCCGCGCGAGAGCGCCGCGCCTCGATGCTCCGCCACAACCGCATCTCGTATTGCGGGGCGTACTGGGGCTACGGCTTCCACGAGGACGGGGTCCGGAGCGCGCTCGAGGTCGCCGCTGCGTTCGGAGGCAAGGCATGA
- a CDS encoding DUF1080 domain-containing protein, producing the protein MSLLALALLLTPASPPQAWQPLFNGHDLSGWTPKITHYPAGENFANTFRVEDGVLKVSYDGYGGKFDGRFGHLFYKTPYSNYKLRLEYRFVGKQIEGGPGWAFKNSGIMIHGQTPESMRVDQDFPVSCEVQLLGGDATGDRPTGNVCTPGTNIVMGGKLITQHCTNSISPTFRGEEWVSCEVEVHGAGLVIHRIDGKEVLRYEQIQFDPNDPDAKTLIRDGKLLIDGGTISLQSESHPVEFRRIEIQPLKS; encoded by the coding sequence ATGAGCCTTCTCGCACTGGCCCTTCTGCTCACTCCCGCCTCCCCGCCTCAGGCGTGGCAACCTTTGTTCAACGGGCACGACCTCTCGGGATGGACGCCCAAGATCACCCACTACCCCGCGGGCGAGAACTTCGCCAACACCTTCCGGGTCGAGGACGGCGTGCTGAAGGTGTCGTACGACGGCTACGGCGGCAAGTTCGACGGTAGGTTCGGCCACCTCTTCTACAAGACCCCGTACTCGAACTACAAGTTGCGCCTCGAGTACCGTTTCGTCGGGAAGCAGATCGAGGGGGGCCCGGGGTGGGCGTTCAAGAATAGCGGGATCATGATCCATGGGCAGACCCCCGAGTCGATGCGCGTCGACCAGGACTTCCCCGTTTCGTGCGAGGTGCAGCTTCTGGGCGGCGACGCCACGGGCGACCGGCCGACCGGCAACGTGTGCACCCCCGGCACGAACATCGTGATGGGCGGGAAGCTGATCACCCAGCACTGCACGAACTCGATCTCGCCCACGTTTCGCGGCGAAGAGTGGGTTTCGTGCGAGGTCGAAGTCCATGGGGCGGGGCTCGTGATCCACCGCATTGACGGGAAGGAGGTGCTGCGCTACGAGCAGATCCAGTTCGACCCGAACGACCCCGATGCGAAGACCCTGATCAGGGACGGCAAGCTGCTGATCGACGGGGGCACGATCTCCCTGCAGTCGGAGAGCCATCCTGTGGAGTTTCGGAGGATCGAGATCCAGCCCCTGAAGTCCTGA
- a CDS encoding inorganic phosphate transporter → MPELSILLVLVIVGALAFDYINGFHDTANAIATVVSTRVLTPLQAVMMAAVLNVAGAMVATHVAKTIAGGIVDPTQATEVVVLAAVVGAIGWNLITWVYGIPSSSSHALIGGLLGAAIAKGGVTIVTWNGVVDKVILPLVGSPIVGFFVAFLVMRLIAGFFHNVHPGKAGGAFRKLQLVSSALMAFSHGQNDAQKSMGIITLALVANGMLAQPEVPLWVKLACATAMGFGTAAGGWRIIKTLGHKIIRLEPVHGFAAETSGAAVILAASHFGMPISTTHAITASIFGVGASKRISAVRWQVARGVVIAWVITIPATAAFGAVCFEVLSLFWR, encoded by the coding sequence ATGCCTGAGCTGTCGATCCTGCTCGTCCTGGTGATCGTCGGCGCCCTCGCGTTCGATTACATCAACGGCTTCCACGACACCGCCAACGCGATCGCGACCGTCGTGTCGACCCGAGTCCTAACGCCGCTACAGGCCGTAATGATGGCCGCCGTGCTGAACGTGGCGGGGGCCATGGTGGCCACCCACGTCGCCAAAACCATCGCGGGCGGCATCGTGGACCCGACCCAAGCCACCGAGGTGGTAGTGCTCGCCGCCGTGGTGGGAGCGATCGGATGGAATCTGATCACGTGGGTCTACGGCATCCCCTCCAGCTCCTCGCACGCGCTGATCGGCGGCCTTCTCGGGGCGGCAATCGCCAAGGGGGGGGTGACCATCGTGACGTGGAACGGAGTGGTCGACAAGGTGATCCTCCCTCTGGTCGGGTCCCCCATCGTCGGGTTCTTCGTCGCATTCCTGGTCATGCGCCTGATCGCGGGCTTCTTCCACAACGTCCACCCCGGCAAAGCGGGAGGGGCGTTCCGAAAGCTGCAACTGGTGTCCTCGGCGCTCATGGCGTTCTCCCACGGGCAGAACGACGCCCAGAAGAGCATGGGCATCATCACCCTGGCGTTGGTCGCAAATGGGATGCTCGCCCAGCCGGAGGTGCCGCTCTGGGTGAAACTTGCGTGCGCCACGGCGATGGGATTCGGCACCGCGGCGGGAGGCTGGCGGATCATCAAGACGCTGGGCCACAAGATCATCCGCCTCGAGCCGGTGCACGGCTTCGCGGCGGAGACCTCCGGCGCGGCCGTCATCCTCGCGGCAAGCCATTTCGGGATGCCGATCTCGACCACCCACGCGATCACGGCTTCGATCTTCGGTGTGGGCGCGTCCAAGAGGATCTCTGCCGTTCGGTGGCAGGTCGCGAGGGGCGTCGTGATCGCTTGGGTGATCACGATTCCCGCCACCGCCGCCTTCGGAGCCGTGTGCTTCGAGGTGCTCAGCCTGTTCTGGCGGTAG
- a CDS encoding DUF47 family protein: MKMKMRKETVVYDLLEGQAKIAMRSADAFLAMVHDFGNLPHHAKVLDELEGEGDTLTHELQNRLATMFITPLDKEDLRELSQALDDVTDLIEAAAARAELYSLTGPREDLLPVVELLQHLTQLTDSAIRELRNGFSKSVSLRETLREIHTVENQSDKAFRKALKNLFDQPGIEALEVIKWKEMFDRIEQASDKCEHIAAIVGTIIDKYA, encoded by the coding sequence ATGAAGATGAAGATGCGGAAGGAGACGGTGGTCTACGACCTTCTCGAGGGTCAGGCCAAGATCGCTATGCGGTCGGCGGACGCCTTTCTGGCCATGGTCCATGACTTCGGCAACCTGCCCCACCACGCGAAGGTCCTCGACGAACTGGAAGGCGAGGGCGACACGCTCACGCACGAGTTGCAGAACCGACTCGCCACGATGTTCATCACACCGCTGGACAAGGAGGATCTCCGCGAGCTGAGCCAAGCCCTCGACGACGTCACCGATCTCATCGAGGCGGCGGCCGCGCGAGCCGAGCTTTACTCGCTCACAGGCCCCCGAGAGGATCTACTACCGGTCGTCGAACTGCTGCAGCACCTCACCCAGCTCACAGACAGCGCGATTCGCGAGCTTCGCAACGGCTTCTCCAAGTCGGTCTCGCTGCGCGAGACTCTGCGCGAGATCCACACCGTCGAGAACCAGAGCGACAAGGCGTTTCGCAAGGCGCTCAAGAATCTCTTCGACCAGCCGGGCATCGAAGCGCTGGAAGTGATCAAGTGGAAGGAGATGTTCGACCGGATCGAACAGGCTTCCGACAAGTGCGAGCACATCGCCGCGATCGTCGGGACGATCATCGACAAATATGCCTGA
- a CDS encoding CHAD domain-containing protein, translating to MSPQAEDGGVADGSFTVQSLGEVARGSVATLVRDKLEEIRGARARLGDSEDVEALHDLRVAMRRLRSVLAGYGTVLGKGVGRGSMRRLSRIARTTNPSRDLEVQLEWLRSRASLLKRAERAGLDRLVSRLEARRQRSDGKAARRIEEDLESVLRALETELRDLRPDAMEGPTLRQLAGERIERAATTLRRRIERVEGVGDRAHAHRARIAGKRLRYLLEPLAGAEPLAADLVKRCKSFQDLLGDLHDADVWVETCASVIESEARAFARQIARAARTEDSEELKLLRSQDPIPGWVAIVGQIHEVRAQRWAATTAGLKAAADRLVAPALELSKRLSTPIHLEIERKFLLRAVPERAQSAPCVEIEQGYFQAREGERLRRTCQDGRVSWVRTWKRGEGLVREELEEPLDEREFERLWPLTEGWRLKKRRYFVQEGELKWEIDEFEGLDLVLAEVELPSVDTEAAIPQWLADALVREVTGDPRYANSSLARSSSAASKVPQRGRSSAFPSTRS from the coding sequence ATGTCCCCGCAAGCTGAAGACGGCGGGGTGGCAGATGGCTCCTTCACGGTCCAATCGCTCGGCGAGGTTGCCCGCGGTTCCGTCGCTACCCTGGTTCGGGACAAGCTCGAAGAGATTCGAGGGGCTCGTGCTCGCCTCGGAGATTCGGAGGACGTCGAGGCCCTTCATGACCTTCGCGTAGCGATGCGCCGACTTCGCAGCGTGTTGGCGGGCTACGGGACGGTGCTGGGCAAGGGCGTTGGCCGAGGGTCGATGCGACGCCTGAGCCGGATCGCTCGCACCACCAACCCGAGCCGGGACCTGGAGGTTCAGCTCGAGTGGCTGAGAAGCCGAGCATCCTTGCTCAAGCGGGCCGAGCGGGCCGGCCTCGACCGCCTTGTGTCCCGTCTCGAAGCGCGGCGACAGCGCTCCGACGGCAAGGCCGCTCGCCGGATCGAAGAGGATCTGGAGTCGGTCCTTCGCGCGCTTGAGACCGAGCTTCGCGATTTGCGTCCCGATGCAATGGAAGGCCCCACGCTTCGACAGCTCGCAGGAGAACGTATCGAGCGCGCGGCAACAACGCTCCGAAGGCGGATCGAGCGGGTCGAGGGTGTCGGAGACCGGGCGCACGCCCACCGCGCCCGAATCGCCGGCAAACGCCTGCGCTATCTGCTCGAGCCTTTGGCGGGCGCCGAGCCTTTGGCCGCGGATCTGGTGAAACGTTGCAAGAGCTTCCAGGATCTCCTGGGCGATCTGCACGACGCGGACGTTTGGGTGGAAACATGCGCCTCGGTGATCGAGTCGGAAGCGAGGGCCTTTGCAAGGCAGATCGCCCGCGCCGCAAGAACCGAGGATTCGGAGGAGCTCAAGCTGTTGCGATCCCAGGACCCCATTCCCGGGTGGGTGGCCATCGTCGGCCAGATTCACGAGGTTCGGGCCCAGCGATGGGCTGCGACGACGGCAGGGCTCAAGGCGGCTGCCGACCGCCTGGTGGCGCCTGCGCTGGAGCTTTCCAAGCGACTCTCAACCCCGATCCACCTGGAGATCGAAAGGAAGTTTCTCCTGCGGGCCGTTCCCGAGCGCGCGCAGTCGGCACCGTGTGTCGAGATCGAGCAGGGTTACTTCCAAGCGCGGGAAGGGGAACGGTTGAGGCGAACGTGCCAGGACGGGCGCGTGTCGTGGGTGCGGACATGGAAGCGCGGCGAGGGATTGGTGCGCGAGGAACTCGAGGAGCCCCTCGATGAACGCGAATTCGAACGGTTGTGGCCGCTCACCGAAGGGTGGCGCCTGAAGAAGCGCCGTTACTTCGTCCAAGAGGGCGAGCTGAAGTGGGAGATCGACGAGTTCGAGGGCCTCGACCTCGTCTTGGCGGAAGTCGAGCTTCCGTCCGTCGATACGGAGGCGGCGATCCCCCAGTGGCTGGCGGACGCCCTCGTTCGCGAGGTGACGGGCGATCCGCGGTACGCCAACTCATCCCTCGCCCGTTCGTCGTCCGCAGCTTCCAAAGTGCCCCAACGAGGCCGATCGTCGGCGTTTCCGTCAACTCGCTCATAG